A single Triticum dicoccoides isolate Atlit2015 ecotype Zavitan chromosome 2A, WEW_v2.0, whole genome shotgun sequence DNA region contains:
- the LOC119357796 gene encoding cysteine-rich receptor-like protein kinase 6, translated as MAPEYVVRGHYSTKSDVFSFGILVLEIITGRRNCGSYNSKQSVDLLNLIWEHWTKGTILEIADPSLASRSSAPEEEILTYVHIGLMCVQESPADRPTMSRANAILNSDTVSLQAPSKPAFCIRASSAGPEPRHGASQGRGRPQWRS; from the exons ATGGCACCTGAATATGTTGTTCGCGGGCACTATTCAACCAAATCAGACGTGTTTAGCTTCGGAATTCTAGTTTTAGAGATTATAACTGGAAGAAGAAACTGTGGATCTTACAACTCCAAGCAATCCGTTGACCTCTTAAACCTT ATATGGGAGCATTGGACCAAGGGAACGATATTGGAGATAGCTGATCCGTCCCTTGCAAGCAGAAGCAGTGCTCCTGAAGAGGAGATACTCACCTACGTTCACATCGGATTGATGTGCGTTCAGGAGAGCCCTGCGGATAGGCCTACGATGTCACGGGCGAATGCGATCCTTAACAGCGACACCGTCTCGCTTCAGGCACCGTCCAAGCCGGCTTTCTGCATCCGGGCAAGTAGTGCCGGGCCGGAACCACGACACGGCGCCTCGCAAGGCCGTGGCAGgccgcagtggcggagctag